From a single Miscanthus floridulus cultivar M001 chromosome 8, ASM1932011v1, whole genome shotgun sequence genomic region:
- the LOC136468545 gene encoding uncharacterized protein — MSITFGDLANFHLEVLTFEVVDFLGSYHAILGRPCYIKFTVISNYTYLKLNMPGPKNIITIGSTFSHTYTCDCEYYKLATTIINSAELPELENSVTLAALDCNKPTSSSAFHPTEETKAVEINPTDLPKTVRIRTKLSAK; from the coding sequence ATGTCCATCACGTTCGGAGACCTTGCTAACTTCCACTTAGAGGTCCTAACCTTTGAGGTAGTGGACTTTttggggtcctaccatgccatcttggggcggccatgctacatcAAGTTCACGGTGatctccaactacacctacctcaagctaaataTGCCAGGGCCGAAAAACATCATCACCataggtagcaccttctcgcacacCTACACGTGCGACTGTGAGTATTACAAGCTcgccactaccatcatcaactcCGCCGAGCTCCCGGAGCTTGAGAATTCGGTGACTCTAGCAGCCCtcgactgcaacaagccaacttCCTCAAGTGCCTTCCATCCAaccgaggaaactaaggcggtggaaATCAACCCCACCGACCTGCCCAAGACAGTGCGGATCAGAACCaagctctcggccaaatag